The genomic interval AGTCCGGTGCAGTCCGTCGAACCACGCACGCAGTGGCAGCCATTCACCGAACGTCGTGAGGCTGCCGTGCACGTGACCGGTGTACGGATCGACGAAGGCTGTCCGGGCATAGTCCTCCGGGACCGACGGCGACGTGAAGCTGACTCGTGTGGTGTCCGTGCGTCCCGTGGCTGGCCTGACCTCGGTGATGACGCCGTCGGGTTGGGTCGCCTGCGCGGCACGGACCTGCTCTGCGAGCGGTAGTGGTGTGGCGCCGGCCGGTACCTTGAGGTAGTCGGCGTACACCAGCTGCTCGACCTGCGGCATCGTCGTGTACAGCAGGCCGGTCGTGGCGGCGACCAGGATGAACGGCGCGACGAAGATCCCGACGTAGAAGTGCAATCTGGTCAGGATCGGCTGGAATCCGTCGCGCCACCAGCGGACACGGGCCGGCCGTCCGGTCTGTTCGGATTCTTCGGCGGTGCGCAGAACGTCTTGCCCCACGGCGTTTCCCAACTCTCGTCAGTGGCTGGTGGTCAGGCGACCATCAGGATGAGCATCGCGGCCATGCCGCCGGCCATCAGGACGTGACAGGCGGCGTGTGCTCGGTGCTGTCCGGACCGCGTGATCTGCCGGAGCCACCAGAAGCCGCAGAGGAACACGGCCGCGGTGGCGACGCCGTTCAGCGCCTTGACCCAGGTGTCCGGGCCGGCCATGGCCATTCCGCTCGCGTCTGACGGCATGGCGCCGCCGTGTCCGGCGTGGTCGGCGTGGGCTTCTGGCGTCATGGCGGAGTCACCCATCAGCAACGGCATCGCGGCGAGCATCCAGATCATGGCCAGGTTCATCAGGACGTGTGCGGTGGTGTCACCGACGCGCTCGAAGACCGGCTGCCAGTCGACCCGGATCACCAGAAGGAAAAGCAAGGCGAAGATCGCGATCTGTACCCAGCTGCCGAGCCGGCCGAACGGCCACCAGATCATGACGATCATCGCCGCACTCATGACGGCATGATTGAGGTGCAGGACGCGGTCGCGGACGTCGGAGCGGCTCGCACTGGTCCACCACCACAGGCTGAGCGCGAGTGTCATGGCGAACAGGGCCGTCAGCAGTAGATCCCACGGGCTGGTTAACACGTGAGGTGACTCTACAACATGTAGAATCTATTTCGGCAAGATGTAGAATCATTCGTCCGACCGGTGGAACGGTCGTGCTGTCGGGGCCGTTAGGATCTGGTTCAGCTCGATCACGTATCGAAGGGGAGCAGAGCGTGTCAGGTGAGCGGACGCGTGCCCGGGGAGAGCTCGAGGCCGCCGTGATGGAGGTGCTCTGGGCGCATGCCGCGCCGATGACCGCGGTACAGATCCTGGAGCTCGTTCCCGGCAAGCGGCCGGCGCACACGACGCTGCTGACTGCTCTGGACCGGCTGTGCCGTAAGGGGCTTGCGGTCCGGACCGATGTCGGATCGCGGGAGCTGCGGTTCCAGCCGGCGACCACCGAGGCCGAGCATGCCAGTCAGGTCATGCTCAAGACCCTTGGTGACACCCATGATCGCAGCGCCGCGCTGCTCCAGTTCGCCGGCGATCTCACCGCAGGCGACATCGCCTTGCTCCGAGGGGCTATCAAGGGCCGGGGCAAGACTCGGCGGGCCGAGGAGTAGCGATGGTGGTTCTCGCTGCGTGCCTCGTCTATGTTGTCACCGTGACGGCGGCCGGGCCTTTGCTGCTGACCAGTGGTCAGTGGCAGGTCTGGTACCCGCGGCTGGCTCTCGCCTGCTGGCATCTCGCGCTGGCATCCAGCGCCGCTGTTCTCATCTTCGGTGTGGGTTTCGCGATCATCCGGGCGTCAGCCGGTGAATCTGGTCGGCAAGGACTGGCTGCGCTGCTGCCCGGGCTGGCGATCTGGCTGATGCTTTTCGTGGTCGGCGCCCTGAGTGCCCTGTTCCTCGGCCAGTCAGAACACGTCGTCCGCCAAGAGCACTCGCGTCGGGACGAGCTGCGCGACGCGTTGCACGGATGCGCGCGCGAGGCCGAGATCTACGACGGACTCACCGTGCACTACCTTGACGACATCTCAGCGGTGGCGTGCTCCTTCCGGGCTCCGGAGCCGACGGTTGTCCTGACCAGTGGGCTTCGAGCGCAACTGACCAGACCGCAGCTCGACGCTGTGATCGAGCACGAGCGCGCCCATCTTGACCAGCGGCATCACTTCGCTCTGCTGCTGGCTGGTCTGAACCGTGCCTGCCTGCCGAGGTTCGGTCCGGCACGCCGGCTGGATCGGATGACGCGGCTTCTCGTCGAGCTGATCGCCGACGACGAGTCTGTTCGTCGGTGTGGCCGCGACACGGTCGCGTCGGCGCTCGCCGCGATCGCGCAGCTCACAGCCAATCCGGGCCTGGCTGCCAGGTCCGAACGCGTACTCGCGGCGACGAAGTGATCCAGCCCTGCGTTCATAGCTGAGGTTCGGGGCCGGCCGCGATCCACGACACGCACGAAATCACCGACGTCCGGGCCGGATTCCTAGAATTGACAGTGGATCGTGGAGATTGTCCGCGACGGTCGCTGGAGGTCGCCGAGGATGTCTGTCGAGCCGCCGTCGGCGAGTTCTCACTACAACCGATCCGTCGCGGCCCGAGTCCTGGCCGATGTTGCCGGGATCGGACCGTTCGCACCGCCTGGACAATCGGTTGCCCCGCGATTCTTCGGACCGGGGCGCCGTATCTCGACCGAGATGGTGCCGTTGCAAGCGGTCCCCGGAGGTCATCTGACGGCGGTGCAGTTGGAGTATCTGCGGAGCCGGATGCGGCCTTGCCTCGCCGGACAGGTGACCAGTGCGTCGCATGCTGTCAGTTGGCGTGACAGCGACGGTGTCGCGAACGTGGCCCACTGCGGTCCACTGGGGCCGGTGGTGCCGGTCGTTGCGCGAGAGACAACTCTCGTGCTGTGGCGTGCGCTGGCGGCGAACAGCGACCTTCAGCGGGCCGCGGAGTCGCTCCCCGAGGATTCCCGGACGGTGATGGCCGCGAGCACCACGGACAAGGATCCGGTCGAGATCTTGCGCGTCGGTGTCGACACGACCGCACGTGCGCTGGTGCAGCACGCCTACCTCGCGGATTCGACGCCGTTCCGGGACGCTGGTGCGTTCGCTGCCGGACTGCGTGACTCCGGGATCTTCGCAGTGGTGGCGAACACCTGGTTCTGGGGGCTGCAATCGTCGACGTTCCGCCGTGGGATGGTCCCGGTGCGGCTGGTGACGCAGCCGGACGGCTCAGTGCGGTATGCCGTAGAGACGACGGCGATCTTGCGATCGATGAAGGACGTCGCGGTCACCGAGGCGCACGAGACGTTCCGGAGGGCCGTCTCGGACGAGGGACTGACCGTGGACGAGGCGCTGCGCAAGTACGACGTACTGCTCGGGGTGATGCCGCGGCAGTACGCGATGCTGCCTGCGGGTGAGCAGCCGCGGTGCCTGGCCAACATGTCTGTCGACGGTGGGCGTGTGCTGCCTGGCGTAGTGGACACTTTTGTACGGACGTTCGTCGAGTTGCTCGATCTGGTGCGGGTCACCGGCGGGCAGGATTCCGAGGAGGGATGGGGCATGGAGACTCCGGACGAGGTGTTCGAGGTTCCGGACATGACCTGTTCGCACTGCACGAATACGATCACGGGCGTCCTGGAGGCGCTCGGGGTGCAGGTCTCGAGCATCGATCCGGACAGCAAGGAGGTTGTCGTGGCGTTCCCGACGGCCGAGATGCGGGAGCGGTCTTTCGAGGCGATCCGCGCCCGCGGATACACGGTCGTGCCGCGTAGCGCCTGAAAGACACTCCGGGCCGCGGGAACTTCTACATCAAGTCGAACGTAGTCTTTTGCGGGAAGTCCCCGAACCGCCGACGGTGACGCCGGTGGGTGGCCCGTTTCCGAAAGAGTGCCAGATCTGATGGTCAAGCTGCCGACGCGCCGTACGACGGTCACCGTCCTGTCCCTGCTCGCCGTGCTCGGCCTGGCCGGTTGTGGGGGCGGTGACGACGGGACACCGTCGCCCTCGGTGTCGACGACCACAGCGTCACCCACGACGGGTGAGCCGAGCCAGACGCCGAGTTCCGTCTCTCCAAGCTCCGTGGCGGTCAGTACGCCGCCGAGCAGTGCGCCGGCTGCCGACGTGGTGATTGATGTGACGATCGCCAAGGGCAAGGTCATCCCGAGCGGTGCGACGGTCAAGGCGAAGGCCGGCCAGTCGGTGCGGATCAATGTGACCACCGACGCGGCGGACGAGGTGCATGTGCACGGCTACGACAAGGAGCTCGAGGTCGCCCCCGGAAAGCCGGGTGTCATCACCTTCACGGCCGACACCAAGGGAACGTTCGAGATCGAGACCCACGAGAGCGGCAAGTTGATCGCCAAGCTCGTGGTGTCCTGACGCCTTCCTGCAGGTTCTGCCCATTCGAAGGAATCAAGCATGCCTAGACGCTTCACTATGCCCCTGATCGCCGCAGCGGTCGGTCTGTTTCTGCTGGTGACGGCGTGCGGCGGCCAGACATCCCCGGCCGCTGTCACCGAGCCGACCGCGGCGGGGGCTGCGCCGGCGAAGACGGCGTACCCGTTGACGATCGACAACTGCGGTACGAAGCAGACCTTCAGCACGCCGCCGGAGCGAGTGCTGATCCTGAACGGGACTTCGGTCGGCGAGGTCGAGAGCTTCATCCTGCTCGGCCTGGAGAAGTCGATCCTGGCCAACGGGCAGTCGTACGGCGTGTCCGACGACCCGGGGATGATCGCGAAGATCGCGGCGCTGCCCAAGGGCGGGCTGACGATGAACAAGAACTTCGACGTGCCTGCCGAGCAGGCGCTCGCGCTGAAGCCGGATCTGGTCGTGTCGACCTGGTCCGGTGGCTTCGATGCAAGCATGGGATTCGCCACCCGGGAGCAGTTCGCCAAGGCCGGTGCGGCCACGCTGGTGAACCCGGTCAACTGCGCCAACGGGAAGCGGGATGCGACCGCGGCGGAGAAGGCGACGTACGACGCCGCCGGGATCCAGTCGTCGTACGACTTCATGACGTTGCTCGGACAGATCTTCGACGTCCAGGAGAAGGCGGCCGATGTGGTCGATGGTTTGCGTCAACGGGTCGAGGCGATCCGGTCGAAGGTCGACGGCACCGAGCCGCAGAAGGTCCTGATCGTGTACCCGGGCATGTCGATGATGAACGAGAACGGCCTGCCCGCGGTGATGACCGGTGGCATCTACGACGACGTGATCAAGGCGGGCGGCGGGGTGAACTCGTTCGCGGGCAAGACGGCCGACAGCACCCGGACGATCAATGCCGAGCAACTCGCGGCGGCGGATGTCGACGTCCTGGTGGTCGGTGCGTTCACACCGCAGGAGAAGCCGGATGTTGAGGCGCAGGCCCTGATGGAGAAGTTCCCGCAGTGGCGGGCCTCGAAGTCCCGGACCTACGCGACCGTGGCCGACGGTGTGTATCTCGGGCCGCTGAACGCGTGGGCAGTGGAGAAGATCGCGAAGGCGGCGCATCCTGACCGCTTCTGAGGGCGTCACGGTTCGATCCGCACGCTTGCGGCGTCCGTCGGGTGCATCGGCCTGCCTGATGCTCGGCGTACTCCTGGTCGGCAGCTTGCTGTTGGCCATCTCGCTGGGCACCGTGACGCTGCCGGTCGGCGACGTATGGCGGGTGATCGCCCATCACGTCGCCGGCGTCGGTGGCGCCCCGGATGCGCTGCAGGATCAGATTGTCTGGTCGATCCGGGCACCGCGGGTGCTGCTGGCAGCTGTGGTCGGTGCGGCGTTGAGCGTCGCGGGCGTCGCGCTGCAAGCGCTCGTCCGGAATCCGTTGGCCGATCCTTACGTGCTGGGTGTGTCGTCCGGAGCGTCCCTCGGGGCCGTCCTGGTGATGGGACTCGGGTCAGCCGCCGCCGGACTGACGGCGTCCGGCGGGGCGTTCGCGGGGGCGCTGATCTCACTGGTCACGGTGTTTGTCCTGGCGCAACGCTCGG from Kribbella sp. NBC_00709 carries:
- a CDS encoding DUF5134 domain-containing protein is translated as MLTSPWDLLLTALFAMTLALSLWWWTSASRSDVRDRVLHLNHAVMSAAMIVMIWWPFGRLGSWVQIAIFALLFLLVIRVDWQPVFERVGDTTAHVLMNLAMIWMLAAMPLLMGDSAMTPEAHADHAGHGGAMPSDASGMAMAGPDTWVKALNGVATAAVFLCGFWWLRQITRSGQHRAHAACHVLMAGGMAAMLILMVA
- a CDS encoding BlaI/MecI/CopY family transcriptional regulator gives rise to the protein MSGERTRARGELEAAVMEVLWAHAAPMTAVQILELVPGKRPAHTTLLTALDRLCRKGLAVRTDVGSRELRFQPATTEAEHASQVMLKTLGDTHDRSAALLQFAGDLTAGDIALLRGAIKGRGKTRRAEE
- a CDS encoding M56 family metallopeptidase: MVVLAACLVYVVTVTAAGPLLLTSGQWQVWYPRLALACWHLALASSAAVLIFGVGFAIIRASAGESGRQGLAALLPGLAIWLMLFVVGALSALFLGQSEHVVRQEHSRRDELRDALHGCAREAEIYDGLTVHYLDDISAVACSFRAPEPTVVLTSGLRAQLTRPQLDAVIEHERAHLDQRHHFALLLAGLNRACLPRFGPARRLDRMTRLLVELIADDESVRRCGRDTVASALAAIAQLTANPGLAARSERVLAATK
- a CDS encoding heavy-metal-associated domain-containing protein gives rise to the protein MSVEPPSASSHYNRSVAARVLADVAGIGPFAPPGQSVAPRFFGPGRRISTEMVPLQAVPGGHLTAVQLEYLRSRMRPCLAGQVTSASHAVSWRDSDGVANVAHCGPLGPVVPVVARETTLVLWRALAANSDLQRAAESLPEDSRTVMAASTTDKDPVEILRVGVDTTARALVQHAYLADSTPFRDAGAFAAGLRDSGIFAVVANTWFWGLQSSTFRRGMVPVRLVTQPDGSVRYAVETTAILRSMKDVAVTEAHETFRRAVSDEGLTVDEALRKYDVLLGVMPRQYAMLPAGEQPRCLANMSVDGGRVLPGVVDTFVRTFVELLDLVRVTGGQDSEEGWGMETPDEVFEVPDMTCSHCTNTITGVLEALGVQVSSIDPDSKEVVVAFPTAEMRERSFEAIRARGYTVVPRSA
- a CDS encoding cupredoxin domain-containing protein, translated to MVKLPTRRTTVTVLSLLAVLGLAGCGGGDDGTPSPSVSTTTASPTTGEPSQTPSSVSPSSVAVSTPPSSAPAADVVIDVTIAKGKVIPSGATVKAKAGQSVRINVTTDAADEVHVHGYDKELEVAPGKPGVITFTADTKGTFEIETHESGKLIAKLVVS
- a CDS encoding ABC transporter substrate-binding protein, whose product is MPRRFTMPLIAAAVGLFLLVTACGGQTSPAAVTEPTAAGAAPAKTAYPLTIDNCGTKQTFSTPPERVLILNGTSVGEVESFILLGLEKSILANGQSYGVSDDPGMIAKIAALPKGGLTMNKNFDVPAEQALALKPDLVVSTWSGGFDASMGFATREQFAKAGAATLVNPVNCANGKRDATAAEKATYDAAGIQSSYDFMTLLGQIFDVQEKAADVVDGLRQRVEAIRSKVDGTEPQKVLIVYPGMSMMNENGLPAVMTGGIYDDVIKAGGGVNSFAGKTADSTRTINAEQLAAADVDVLVVGAFTPQEKPDVEAQALMEKFPQWRASKSRTYATVADGVYLGPLNAWAVEKIAKAAHPDRF